Sequence from the Methanosphaera cuniculi genome:
ATGCTTCAATAATTTCACTAGCTTTTCCACTTAATCCGGAAACATCTAGTTTTTCAAATTCTAAGCGTCTTAAAATACCAGAAATTTCTTCTTCAAATTCATTAAGTGTTACAATAATAAGTGGTATTACTGTTTTATCTTTACTTTCTGAATCTGGAGAACCTTCAAATATAACTACTTCTTGTGTTGCTTCTTCAATTTGTGATTTTGCATCAGCTAGGTGCTCTTGTGGAAGTAGCCCTGTGATGAATGATGTGTATGCATTATTTTGTAAGTATGCAAAGTCAACATCAAAACTTTTTAATTGATTTGCAATGTTTAAGTTGTCTTTATATTTGGTTTCTTCAGTACCAATTTCATTCATACGTGATTCAATTGGACTGAGGACTGAATCAACTTTTGTAATGATTTTTTCAGCGTGTATTGATAATTCTTCAGGAGATAGGTTTTTTACTTCTTCTGAGAATATTTCTTTAGGGCTGAAAAATCCTTTAATAACTTCAACCATACTAGTTTTTGGCTCTGAAGATTTAAGTGTATCAATGATACTATCACATTTCATTGCTAGTGATGAAATCTTCGTTGCGTGAGGGTCTTGTTTTGATACAGTTAATCCTTTGTATTCATCATCATTATGAATTTCTTCAGAGAGATCTTCAATTTCCATAAGTCCTCTTTCATAAAGAGCGTCTACTAAAGGTTTTGTGTATTGATTCAATGTTACTATGCTTATTTTTTGCATTCGTGCTGGCCTAAACATAGTTTAACCCCTATAATACGATTTCTATTATTATATCAGCTGCGTCTTCAACATTTTTTTCTGATCCCATGAGGGATTTTTTAATGTCTTGGTCAGATTCATTGTTGATGATTACTGCTTCTTTAGCTGCTTCATCTTCTCTAGCGTTTACTATGTGTTTAGCTTCATCATTTGCTTCTTCAATAGCTTTGCTAATTTGTGAATCTACTGTAGAACGAGCTTGTTGGATCATTTCAGTTGATTTTTTATTTGCTTCATCTATAATACCATCAGCATCAGATTCTGCTTTTCTGATTGCACTGATAGCTTCAGAAATATTTGCCATTTATAAATCACCTTTTTATATGATCTTTTCTTCTAATATAAAAAATATACCCAAAATAAGTTATCTTATTTGTTTTTAAAAATAATTGAGTATATATCGTGTAATTGTTATTTAAATAAAAAAATGTATGCTAATCCAATTATCACCTCAATATAGACATGAGAACGTAAAATTTAACACTTTAAAATGAATTATCGTGAAAAATTTTAATATGTTCATAAAATTATCTTATATACTAATATATATTAGTTATCATTAGTTATATATTTTTATAGAAATAGACTTCCTAAAACTACTTAATAAAATATACTATAATACCTTAAGTCAAGTAAATAATAATAATAGTAAAAAAAATTGGAGGAGAAAAAATTTTATATACTTATAAATCTTGCTGATTTTTAAGTATCATATCAGCACCTGTTGTAATACGAATAATAGGTTTTGATAAATGTCGACGTGCTTCTGTTGGAACTTCATAAAATCCAGGTTCAATTTCACGTTTTATACTACGTTTAACTTTATCTGAGGATCTTATCTTTTCTTTACAGTTTGGACATTTAAAACCCTTATTTTTACCAGCAGATTTCATACGACGACCACACTTACATACTGGATTTTCATAAACATATTCATCAGCCACAGTATTTAATTTGAATTTTTCCATGTTAAGTGTGTTATTTTCATTTAATCCACCATAAATTGTAAGTTTATCACCTACTCGTAATTTACGTACAATATCACGGAAAGACTTAGTTGGCTCAAATGCTGCACATGTT
This genomic interval carries:
- a CDS encoding V-type ATP synthase subunit H; this translates as MANISEAISAIRKAESDADGIIDEANKKSTEMIQQARSTVDSQISKAIEEANDEAKHIVNAREDEAAKEAVIINNESDQDIKKSLMGSEKNVEDAADIIIEIVL